A genomic window from Cyanobacteria bacterium FACHB-DQ100 includes:
- a CDS encoding ABC transporter permease, with amino-acid sequence MSRSSALRYYVLSRLLMAPLMIWLITTIVFLLLRATPGDPVDALLGPRAPQAAKDELRNQLGLGKPLFFQYLDYMGSLLRLDLGKSLTTQGQAVWEIIGKFFPATVELAIVSLAIALAVGITVGAISASRPNTALDAGGRLFGIITYSIPMFWFGMVLQLVFAVGLKWFPLGTRFPLTIAPPQAVTGLYTIDSLLSGHLDQFLVALYYLALPAITLGVLISGIFERIVRVNLRQTLQAEYVEAARARGIPELKLLINHALKNAMIPVITILGLTFAALLGGAILTEVTFSWPGLANRLYRAISQRDYPTVQGIVVFFAAIVAIASIVIDIINAYIDPRIRY; translated from the coding sequence ATGTCTCGATCGAGCGCGTTACGCTACTACGTTTTATCCCGATTGTTGATGGCTCCATTGATGATTTGGTTGATCACCACGATCGTATTTCTTCTACTCAGAGCAACTCCCGGCGATCCAGTCGATGCGCTTTTAGGGCCAAGAGCACCCCAAGCCGCAAAAGATGAACTCCGCAATCAGTTAGGACTCGGTAAGCCTTTATTTTTTCAATACCTAGACTACATGGGGTCGCTGCTGCGACTCGATTTAGGTAAATCCTTAACCACTCAAGGACAAGCCGTTTGGGAAATTATTGGTAAGTTCTTCCCGGCAACTGTCGAACTGGCGATCGTGTCGTTGGCGATCGCGCTCGCTGTTGGGATTACTGTGGGTGCAATTTCCGCCTCGCGTCCGAACACTGCCTTAGATGCGGGTGGACGGCTGTTTGGCATCATCACCTATTCCATTCCAATGTTTTGGTTCGGCATGGTGTTGCAACTTGTATTTGCTGTTGGATTGAAGTGGTTTCCGCTGGGAACGAGATTTCCGCTCACGATCGCACCTCCCCAAGCGGTCACAGGACTGTATACGATCGATAGTCTGCTCAGTGGTCATCTGGATCAATTTCTAGTTGCGCTCTATTATCTTGCGCTGCCTGCGATTACGCTTGGGGTGTTAATCAGCGGCATTTTTGAGCGAATCGTGCGTGTTAATCTGAGGCAAACTCTGCAAGCGGAATATGTCGAAGCTGCCCGCGCACGAGGAATCCCAGAATTGAAGCTCCTGATCAATCATGCGTTGAAAAATGCAATGATTCCAGTGATCACAATTCTGGGGCTGACATTCGCTGCGTTGTTAGGGGGAGCAATTCTTACAGAGGTGACATTCTCATGGCCCGGACTTGCAAATCGCTTATACCGAGCCATTTCTCAACGAGATTATCCAACCGTGCAAGGAATCGTTGTTTTCTTTGCGGCTATTGTTGCGATCGCTAGTATTGTGATCGACATCATTAACGCTTACATCGATCCTCGAATTCGCTATTAA